One genomic window of Halolamina sediminis includes the following:
- a CDS encoding aldo/keto reductase: MSDTDLDFVPFGESGLQTSEMQFGTWRFGRETEAGNLEIGEDRAKTLLDAYADAGGRYIDAADVYGGGQAEEWIGDWLTERDRERFTVASKIYWQIREGDPNSRGTNRKNLRHRVDEILDRLGTEYVDVLYLHRWDGETPTRETMKTLNGLVEEGKVHYLGASTLSPNAWRVAKANEIARAEGWEPFTVLQPRYNLVDREIEGDYLQFAREEGLAVCPWSPLGQGFLTGKYDREEGLTGESRAAESSRFEKAYLTETNFDVHDVLDEVADEVGASPAQTALAWLMHRDGVTAPIVGARTVEQLEENLGAAAIDLSEEQVDRLTEAKGGPYAKL; the protein is encoded by the coding sequence ATGAGCGACACCGACCTCGACTTCGTCCCGTTCGGCGAGAGCGGGCTCCAGACCAGCGAGATGCAGTTCGGGACGTGGCGGTTCGGCCGCGAGACCGAGGCGGGCAACCTCGAGATCGGCGAGGACCGGGCGAAGACGCTGCTCGACGCCTACGCCGACGCCGGGGGGCGCTACATCGACGCCGCCGACGTGTACGGCGGCGGGCAGGCCGAAGAGTGGATCGGCGACTGGCTGACCGAGCGCGACCGTGAGCGGTTCACGGTCGCCTCCAAGATCTACTGGCAGATCCGGGAGGGTGACCCCAACAGCCGCGGGACGAACCGGAAGAACCTCCGCCACCGAGTGGACGAGATCCTCGACCGGCTCGGGACGGAGTACGTCGACGTGCTCTACCTCCACCGCTGGGACGGCGAGACGCCGACCCGCGAGACGATGAAGACGCTGAACGGCCTCGTTGAGGAGGGGAAGGTCCACTACCTCGGCGCGTCGACGCTCTCGCCCAACGCGTGGCGGGTCGCGAAGGCCAACGAGATCGCCCGCGCGGAGGGCTGGGAGCCCTTTACCGTGCTCCAGCCACGCTACAACCTCGTCGACCGCGAGATCGAGGGGGACTACCTCCAGTTCGCCCGCGAGGAGGGGCTGGCGGTCTGTCCGTGGAGCCCGCTCGGACAGGGCTTTTTGACCGGGAAGTACGACCGCGAGGAGGGGCTGACCGGCGAGTCCCGCGCCGCCGAGTCGAGCCGATTCGAGAAAGCGTACCTCACGGAGACGAACTTCGACGTGCACGACGTGCTCGACGAGGTCGCCGACGAGGTGGGCGCGTCGCCGGCTCAGACCGCGCTAGCGTGGCTGATGCACCGCGACGGCGTGACCGCGCCGATCGTCGGCGCCCGGACGGTCGAGCAGTTGGAGGAGAACCTCGGCGCCGCGGCGATCGACCTGAGCGAGGAGCAGGTCGACCGACTGACCGAGGCGAAGGGCGGGCCGTACGCGAAGTTGTAG